The Amycolatopsis sp. NBC_01480 genome segment ATCGCCGGGCGCATGTACTTGGCGAACAGCGTGATCAGCAGGGTGCGGATGTGCGAGCCGTCGACGTCCGCGTCGGCCATCAGGATCACCCGGCCGTAGCGCATGGTGCTCAGGTCGAACGTGCGCCCGGTGCCCGCGCCGAGCACCTGCACGATCGACGCGATCTCGGCGTTCTTCAGCGTGTCGCCGAGCGAGGCCTTCTGCACGTTCAGGATCTTGCCGCGCAACGGCAGCAGCGCCTGGTACTCCGAGACCCGCGCCATCCGCGCGCTGCCGAGCGCGCTGTCGCCCTCGACCAGGAACAGCTCGCTGCGGGAGACGCCGGTGGTGCGGCAGTCGACCAGCTTCGGCGGCATCGCCGCGCCCTCGAGCGCGGTCTTGCGCCGGGCGGCGTCCTTCTGCTGCTTCTGGGTGAGCCGCACGCGCGCGGCGTCGACCACCTTCTGCAGCACGACCTTCGCCTCGGACTTGGTCTTGCGGTCCTCGACCCACGCCTTGATGTGCTTGTCGACCACGCCCTGGATCACCCGCGTGATGCCGGCGGTGGACAGCTCGTCCTTGGTCTGCGAGGTGAACTGCGGCTCCGGGATGCGCACGTGGATCACCGCGGTCATGCCCTCGAGCGCGTCCTCCAGCGTCGGCGGGTCCTCCTTGGGCTTGAGCAGCCCGCGGGTCTTGCCGATCGCCTCCTGCAGCGATTTGGTGACGGCGCGGTCGAAGCCGCGCCGGTGGGTGCCGCCGTGCACGTTGCGGATGGTGTTGGTGAAGCACTCGACGGTGCGCTCGTAGCCGGTGCCCCAGCGCAGCGCCACCTCGACCTCGGCGCGACGCTCCACATTGGACTGCATCACGCCGCTGGCGTCGGCCGCGTTCTCCTTGTACATGCCCTCGCCGTTGATGACCAGGGTGCCGCAGACCGGCTTCTCGCCGTCCGGGGAGAGGAAGTCGACCATGTCCACCAGCCCGTGCGGGAAGTGGAAGGTCTCCTCGTTGATCGTGTCCTCGATGGCGGTGCGCAGCACGTACGTGACGCCCGGGACGAGGAACGCGGTGTTGCGCAGCTTCGCGCGCACGCCCTCGACATCAAGTGAAGAACCCGTTTCGAAGTACCGCGTGTCGTACCAGTAGCGGATCGACGTGCCGCTGCGCTCGCCGCGCTTCATCTTGCCGGCCAGGGTGAGGCCGGAGCGGCGGGTGAACTTGGCCTTGGGGCCCGGGCCGTCGAACGTGCCGGGCACGCCGTGCGCGAACGACATCTGGTGCACCTGGCCGTTTTGCTTCACCGTGACGTCGAACCGGTGCGACAGCGCGTTCACCGCCGACGCGCCGACGCCGTGCAGCCCGCCGGAGGTCTTGTAGCCGGAGCCGCCGAACTTGCCGCCGGCGTGCAGCCGCGTGAGCACCAGCTCGACGCCGGAAAGGCCGGATTTGGCGTGCGTGCCGGTGGGGATGCCGCGCCCGTCGTCGTCCACCTGCACGCTGCCGTCCGCGTGCAGGGTGACCACGACGCGGCTCGCGTGGCCGGCCACGCCCTCGTCGGTCGAGTTGTCCACGACCTCGGAGAAGAGGTGGTTGATGCCGCGGCTGTCGGTGGAGCCGATGTACATCCCGGGCCGTTTGCGGACCGCTTCCAGGCCTTCGAGATGGGTCAGGTCGTCGGCCCCGTACAGAGTTTCAGCAGTCACGAGGTCGCTCTCCCGGATCAAGGCAGCTGGCGGTGGACAGGGTTCGGTGC includes the following:
- a CDS encoding DNA gyrase/topoisomerase IV subunit B — protein: MTAETLYGADDLTHLEGLEAVRKRPGMYIGSTDSRGINHLFSEVVDNSTDEGVAGHASRVVVTLHADGSVQVDDDGRGIPTGTHAKSGLSGVELVLTRLHAGGKFGGSGYKTSGGLHGVGASAVNALSHRFDVTVKQNGQVHQMSFAHGVPGTFDGPGPKAKFTRRSGLTLAGKMKRGERSGTSIRYWYDTRYFETGSSLDVEGVRAKLRNTAFLVPGVTYVLRTAIEDTINEETFHFPHGLVDMVDFLSPDGEKPVCGTLVINGEGMYKENAADASGVMQSNVERRAEVEVALRWGTGYERTVECFTNTIRNVHGGTHRRGFDRAVTKSLQEAIGKTRGLLKPKEDPPTLEDALEGMTAVIHVRIPEPQFTSQTKDELSTAGITRVIQGVVDKHIKAWVEDRKTKSEAKVVLQKVVDAARVRLTQKQQKDAARRKTALEGAAMPPKLVDCRTTGVSRSELFLVEGDSALGSARMARVSEYQALLPLRGKILNVQKASLGDTLKNAEIASIVQVLGAGTGRTFDLSTMRYGRVILMADADVDGSHIRTLLITLFAKYMRPAIEDGRLYAAMPPLHKLVTKGRNPETHFTFTQREMETKFAELERAGKQIVTPVQRFKGLGEMDADELWETTMNPATRAVRRISFDDVEAAENALELLMGEKVEPRRNWLVESSDRVDREAIDV